In Virgibacillus sp. NKC19-16, a single genomic region encodes these proteins:
- the cysC gene encoding adenylyl-sulfate kinase, with product MSGLTNIVWHESNVTKKDRQEKNNHRSAALWFTGLSGSGKSTVSVALEKRLHELGIHTYRLDGDNVRHGLNKNLGFSPEDRKENIRRIGEVTNLMVDAGLVTLTAFISPYREDRDGARALLGENEFIEVYVKCSVEACEARDPKGLYKKARAGEIKGFTGIDAPYEEPSNPEVIVDTEKQSLEESVQVLVTYLREKGYIV from the coding sequence ATGAGCGGTTTAACAAATATCGTTTGGCATGAATCTAACGTTACGAAAAAGGATAGACAAGAAAAGAATAATCACAGAAGTGCAGCTTTATGGTTTACCGGATTATCCGGTTCAGGAAAATCTACTGTATCCGTTGCATTAGAGAAAAGGCTTCATGAGTTAGGTATCCACACCTATCGTTTAGATGGAGATAATGTGCGCCACGGTTTGAATAAAAATTTAGGATTTAGCCCGGAAGACCGCAAAGAGAATATCCGTCGCATCGGAGAAGTGACAAATCTCATGGTTGATGCAGGTTTAGTGACCCTAACCGCATTTATTTCGCCGTATCGGGAAGACCGGGACGGGGCACGGGCATTGCTTGGGGAGAATGAATTCATTGAAGTTTATGTGAAATGCAGTGTGGAAGCATGTGAAGCGCGCGATCCAAAAGGACTATATAAAAAAGCACGTGCTGGTGAAATTAAAGGTTTTACTGGTATTGACGCGCCGTATGAAGAGCCTTCTAATCCGGAAGTCATTGTAGATACGGAAAAGCAATCATTAGAAGAATCAGTTCAGGTGCTTGTTACGTATTTGAGGGAGAAGGGATATATTGTGTAG